One genomic region from Bartonella australis AUST/NH1 encodes:
- the rlmH gene encoding 23S rRNA (pseudouridine(1915)-N(3))-methyltransferase RlmH — translation MQISIFAVGRMKKGAEQKLVHHYLDRFSKSARGVGLHLAKLQEISESRAQTAYQRMEEEGKKLLEFLPEKCRLIVLDERGKSISSPFFAEKLGFYRDEGVRDLVIALGGPDGHSEQVRKRADFLLSFGFMTWPHQIARILLTEQLYRAVTIAGNHPYHRF, via the coding sequence ATGCAAATTTCTATTTTTGCTGTTGGTCGTATGAAAAAAGGAGCTGAGCAAAAATTAGTTCACCATTATTTAGACCGTTTTTCTAAAAGCGCTAGGGGGGTAGGTCTCCATTTAGCAAAGTTGCAAGAAATATCAGAGAGTCGTGCTCAGACAGCCTATCAGCGTATGGAAGAAGAAGGTAAGAAACTCTTGGAATTTTTGCCTGAAAAGTGTCGATTAATTGTATTGGATGAGCGCGGAAAGTCAATTTCGTCGCCTTTTTTCGCCGAAAAATTAGGGTTTTACCGTGACGAAGGCGTCCGCGATTTGGTAATTGCGTTGGGGGGTCCTGACGGACATAGCGAGCAGGTAAGAAAGCGCGCTGATTTTCTTTTATCGTTTGGTTTTATGACGTGGCCACACCAAATCGCGCGCATATTACTCACAGAACAGCTCTACCGGGCCGTGACTATTGCCGGTAATCATCCTTATCACCGTTTTTAA
- a CDS encoding murein hydrolase activator EnvC family protein yields MSVVLTSGVAGYSSILHAENTQSREAARKALAEIRQNISVSRKHVAFLANQIDRLKKDQRTVTDALIKVAKAERDAANDIAEREKELEQLIERQEFVRQNLRRRRAEFSEVLAILERMGLKPIPALLARPEDVLASIRSSILLGTVIPEMQEKTHALTVSLKELSKLDHLVTAEYKALKAKMQNQAEQRKYLELLLNEKEKLQIGSEKELAEQRQRNVILSKKAQSLEEMISEFDHRSQLKLNSSAQMRKNLQLLERFDFESRKGSLFLPVSGKKIQQFNSGSRAARFGEIIATEPAAVVTAPTDAFVAFAGPFRSYGQLIILNVGRGYHIILIGMSKINVNQGQFVLSGEPLGRMGTQFIANAFSLDIGKSVPMLYIEFRKRGKPVNPNLWWRIEKSGRNQNDS; encoded by the coding sequence ATGTCTGTGGTTTTGACATCTGGCGTAGCGGGATATTCATCTATACTACATGCAGAAAATACACAGAGTCGTGAGGCTGCGCGTAAAGCATTGGCAGAAATTCGCCAAAATATCTCTGTATCGCGTAAGCACGTCGCTTTTCTTGCTAACCAAATTGACCGTTTAAAAAAAGATCAACGTACTGTAACTGATGCATTAATAAAAGTGGCTAAGGCGGAACGTGATGCGGCAAATGATATTGCTGAAAGAGAAAAAGAACTTGAGCAACTTATAGAGCGGCAGGAGTTTGTGCGCCAAAACTTAAGAAGGCGTCGTGCTGAATTTTCAGAAGTGCTGGCTATCTTGGAACGAATGGGGCTAAAGCCGATTCCCGCTCTTCTAGCACGGCCTGAAGATGTATTAGCTTCTATACGCAGTTCCATTTTGTTGGGGACTGTTATTCCAGAAATGCAAGAAAAAACGCATGCTTTGACAGTAAGTCTCAAGGAATTATCTAAGTTAGATCATTTGGTTACTGCGGAATACAAGGCTTTAAAAGCTAAAATGCAAAATCAAGCCGAGCAGAGAAAGTATTTAGAGCTTTTATTAAATGAAAAAGAAAAATTGCAAATAGGATCGGAAAAAGAGCTTGCAGAACAGCGACAAAGAAATGTTATTCTTTCTAAAAAAGCTCAGTCTTTGGAAGAAATGATTTCAGAGTTTGATCACCGGTCACAGCTTAAACTCAATTCATCGGCGCAGATGCGAAAAAATTTGCAATTGTTAGAGAGGTTTGATTTCGAAAGCCGAAAAGGCTCTTTATTTTTGCCTGTTTCAGGAAAAAAAATTCAGCAATTTAATAGTGGTTCGCGCGCTGCGCGCTTTGGTGAAATAATTGCGACAGAACCTGCCGCTGTAGTTACAGCACCTACTGATGCCTTTGTTGCTTTTGCCGGGCCGTTCCGTTCTTATGGACAGCTCATTATTCTCAATGTTGGACGTGGTTATCATATTATCCTTATTGGGATGTCTAAAATTAATGTAAATCAAGGCCAGTTTGTTCTTTCAGGTGAGCCTCTTGGGAGGATGGGTACGCAATTTATCGCGAACGCTTTCTCATTGGATATAGGCAAAAGTGTTCCGATGCTTTACATTGAGTTTAGGAAGCGGGGAAAGCCTGTAAATCCAAATCTCTGGTGGCGAATTGAAAAATCGGGAAGGAACCAAAATGATTCGTAA
- a CDS encoding S41 family peptidase, translated as MIRKVVLLVVGVLLGASSMIIVQPVAADNEGNVYKRLAVFGDIFERVRAQYVTVPDDKELIENAINGMLSSLDPHSSYMDAQEAKDMQDSTKGEFGGIGIEVTMEKNLIKVVSPMDDTPASKAGILARDLISKIDGVQVGGKTLNEAVNQMRGAVGAPITLTIIRSGVDKPFDVKVVRDIIKIKAVKYRVEGDIGYLRLIKFSEKTFGDLRAAIKDIQSKIPQNKLKGYVLDLRLNPGGLLNQAVSVSSAFLEKGEIVSTRGRRKNDVMRFDAKPGDLINGKPLIVLINGGSASAAEIVAGALQDHRRATILGTQSFGKGSVQTVIPLGENGALRLTTALYYTPAGTSIQGTGITPDIIVEQPLPEKYKNYDVKLGESKLKGHIKGKQESDRGSGSAAFVPKDPKDDIQLNEAYKLLRGEMANAAFPPDPNKSILK; from the coding sequence ATGATTCGTAAAGTTGTTCTTTTGGTTGTCGGGGTACTGCTCGGCGCTAGTTCAATGATTATAGTGCAGCCCGTTGCTGCTGATAATGAGGGTAATGTTTATAAACGTCTAGCCGTATTTGGCGATATCTTTGAGCGGGTGCGTGCACAGTATGTAACAGTTCCGGATGATAAAGAGCTTATTGAAAATGCCATCAACGGCATGCTCTCGTCGCTTGACCCGCATTCATCTTATATGGATGCTCAAGAAGCCAAGGATATGCAGGATTCTACTAAAGGAGAGTTTGGAGGCATTGGTATTGAGGTAACTATGGAGAAAAATTTAATTAAAGTTGTTTCTCCGATGGATGATACGCCCGCTTCAAAAGCAGGTATTTTAGCAAGAGATCTCATTTCAAAAATTGATGGCGTACAGGTGGGCGGTAAGACATTGAATGAGGCTGTTAATCAGATGCGGGGTGCTGTTGGAGCGCCTATCACGCTAACAATTATTCGTTCTGGTGTTGATAAGCCGTTTGATGTTAAGGTTGTTCGTGATATCATTAAGATAAAAGCAGTTAAATATCGCGTTGAAGGTGATATCGGATATTTAAGACTTATTAAGTTTTCTGAGAAGACTTTCGGTGACCTCCGAGCTGCAATTAAAGATATTCAGTCCAAGATTCCTCAAAATAAGTTGAAAGGATATGTTCTTGATTTGCGGCTTAATCCCGGTGGTCTGTTAAATCAAGCTGTTAGCGTCTCAAGTGCTTTTCTTGAAAAAGGCGAGATTGTTTCAACTCGCGGTCGCAGAAAAAATGATGTGATGAGGTTTGACGCTAAGCCGGGGGATTTAATTAATGGAAAGCCTCTCATTGTGCTTATAAACGGTGGTTCGGCGAGTGCTGCCGAAATTGTCGCAGGTGCTTTACAGGATCATCGTCGTGCTACAATTTTAGGTACGCAGTCTTTCGGTAAGGGGTCGGTTCAAACAGTTATCCCTTTAGGCGAAAATGGCGCTTTGCGTTTGACGACGGCGCTTTACTATACGCCAGCAGGTACATCAATTCAAGGAACTGGAATTACACCGGATATTATTGTAGAGCAGCCGTTACCTGAAAAATATAAGAATTATGATGTAAAGCTTGGTGAATCTAAGCTAAAAGGACACATCAAAGGAAAACAGGAGAGTGATCGAGGATCTGGTTCGGCCGCTTTTGTCCCAAAAGATCCTAAGGACGATATTCAATTAAATGAAGCTTATAAGCTTTTACGAGGTGAAATGGCGAATGCAGCATTTCCACCAGATCCCAATAAAAGTATTTTAAAGTAA
- a CDS encoding RNA pyrophosphohydrolase, giving the protein MDAVVDFESLPYRRCVGILVFNHVGKVWVGHRLMTFSHTNTQISQCWQLPQGGINEGEEPLDAARRELYEETGIRSIKLIKEAQGWFHYDFPQELVGCVLENKYRGQIQKWFAFQFTGEPSEIKINPPPDGNKAEFDQWKWVNLETLPSIVISFKKRVYIKIVREFRDSIRHL; this is encoded by the coding sequence ATGGATGCGGTCGTTGATTTTGAATCCCTTCCTTATCGAAGATGCGTCGGGATTCTTGTATTTAATCATGTAGGTAAGGTTTGGGTTGGGCACCGTCTGATGACGTTTTCTCACACAAACACCCAAATATCTCAGTGCTGGCAATTGCCTCAAGGGGGAATTAACGAAGGGGAAGAGCCGTTAGATGCCGCACGACGTGAACTTTACGAAGAAACCGGGATTCGGTCGATAAAGTTGATTAAGGAAGCACAGGGTTGGTTTCATTACGATTTTCCACAAGAGCTTGTGGGATGTGTATTAGAGAATAAATACCGCGGGCAAATACAAAAGTGGTTTGCTTTTCAGTTTACAGGAGAGCCTTCTGAAATCAAGATTAATCCACCTCCAGATGGCAATAAAGCAGAATTTGATCAATGGAAATGGGTTAATCTCGAAACACTGCCTTCAATTGTTATTTCTTTTAAGAAGCGCGTTTATATAAAAATTGTCAGAGAATTTCGCGATAGCATCAGACATTTATAA